The proteins below come from a single Ruegeria sp. THAF33 genomic window:
- a CDS encoding TetR/AcrR family transcriptional regulator, with translation MQKTVQKRTIKTRAKLLAAAEEVIRNGGYEALRVEEVVKAAGVAKGTFFAHFHDKDALMEILIADKLNACLDLAEAGTPPKTVAEIVTALEPVHSFITSERYVFDLLIRYSGATAVAEIGPVAYCFERYFRVVMLWLEAAEVRKDVPCELLAEGVQAFAIQAMSLKFCALHSATTFTDRLETYLDAWLTPTG, from the coding sequence ATGCAAAAGACAGTTCAGAAACGTACGATCAAGACCCGCGCCAAGCTTCTTGCGGCCGCTGAAGAGGTCATCCGCAATGGCGGATATGAAGCGTTACGGGTGGAAGAAGTCGTAAAGGCCGCAGGGGTCGCGAAGGGCACTTTTTTCGCGCATTTTCACGACAAGGATGCGCTGATGGAAATTCTGATCGCAGACAAGCTGAACGCCTGTCTGGATCTGGCCGAGGCCGGAACGCCACCCAAAACTGTTGCAGAAATCGTCACTGCGCTGGAACCGGTTCACAGTTTCATAACCTCCGAGCGATATGTATTCGATCTGTTGATCAGGTATTCCGGTGCGACGGCTGTCGCCGAAATAGGACCGGTCGCCTATTGCTTTGAGAGATATTTCCGTGTCGTGATGCTGTGGCTCGAAGCTGCAGAGGTGCGAAAGGACGTGCCATGCGAGTTATTGGCCGAAGGTGTGCAGGCTTTCGCCATTCAGGCCATGTCACTAAAGTTTTGCGCGCTGCATTCAGCGACGACATTTACAGACAGGTTGGAGACCTATCTGGATGCCTGGTTGACCCCGACAGGCTGA
- the lpdA gene encoding dihydrolipoyl dehydrogenase, with product MANYDVIVIGAGPGGYVCAIRCAQLGLKTAVAEGRETLGGTCLNVGCIPSKALLHASHQLHEAEHNFVKMGLKGKSPSVDWKQMQTYKDEVIEGNTKGIEFLFKKNKIDWLKGWGSIPAAGKVQVGDEIHETKNIIIASGSEPSSLPGVEVDEKVVVTSTGALSLGKIPKKMVVIGAGVIGLELGSVYSRLGAEVTVIEFLKEITPGMDPEVQKTFQRILKKQGLNFIMGAAVQKTEATKTKAKVTYKLLKDDSEHVIDADTVLVATGRKPYSDGLGLDALGVEMTPRGQIKVGADWQTNVAGIYAIGDVIEGPMLAHKAEDEGMAAAEQVAGKHGHVNYGVIPGVIYTWPEVANVGETEATLKEQGRAYKVGKFMFMGNGRAKANFASDGFVKILADKETDRILGAHIIGPAAGDLIHEVCVAMEFGASAEDLALTCHAHPTYSEAVREAALACGDGPIHS from the coding sequence ATGGCAAATTATGACGTCATCGTAATCGGCGCCGGCCCCGGCGGGTATGTTTGTGCGATCCGTTGTGCACAGCTGGGTCTGAAAACTGCTGTGGCCGAAGGGCGCGAAACATTGGGCGGCACCTGTCTGAACGTGGGCTGCATCCCCTCGAAAGCATTGCTGCATGCCAGCCATCAGCTTCATGAAGCCGAACACAACTTTGTTAAGATGGGCCTGAAAGGCAAATCGCCTTCTGTCGATTGGAAACAGATGCAGACCTACAAGGATGAGGTGATCGAGGGCAACACCAAGGGCATCGAGTTCCTGTTCAAGAAGAACAAGATCGACTGGCTGAAAGGCTGGGGATCGATCCCTGCGGCCGGCAAGGTTCAGGTTGGCGATGAAATCCATGAAACCAAGAACATCATCATTGCGTCAGGCTCCGAACCGTCCTCGCTGCCCGGTGTCGAAGTGGATGAGAAGGTCGTTGTGACCTCAACCGGTGCGCTGTCTCTGGGTAAGATCCCGAAGAAAATGGTGGTTATCGGCGCGGGCGTGATCGGGCTTGAACTGGGTTCGGTGTACAGCCGCCTGGGCGCCGAGGTGACGGTGATCGAATTCCTCAAGGAAATCACTCCGGGCATGGACCCGGAAGTACAGAAGACATTCCAGCGTATCCTCAAGAAACAGGGGCTGAATTTCATCATGGGTGCAGCGGTGCAGAAAACCGAAGCAACCAAGACCAAGGCCAAGGTGACCTACAAGCTGCTCAAGGACGACAGCGAGCATGTGATCGACGCCGATACCGTGCTGGTGGCCACCGGGCGCAAACCATATTCCGATGGTCTGGGGCTGGACGCTCTGGGCGTCGAGATGACCCCGCGCGGCCAGATCAAGGTGGGTGCGGACTGGCAGACCAACGTAGCGGGCATCTACGCCATCGGCGACGTGATCGAAGGCCCGATGCTGGCGCACAAGGCCGAAGATGAAGGCATGGCCGCCGCGGAACAGGTTGCGGGCAAGCATGGCCATGTAAACTATGGTGTCATTCCGGGTGTGATCTATACGTGGCCCGAGGTCGCCAATGTCGGTGAAACCGAGGCGACGCTCAAAGAACAAGGTCGTGCCTACAAGGTCGGCAAGTTCATGTTCATGGGCAACGGCCGCGCCAAAGCCAACTTTGCCTCTGACGGGTTCGTCAAGATCCTGGCCGACAAGGAAACTGACCGTATCCTGGGCGCCCATATCATCGGTCCCGCAGCAGGCGATCTGATCCATGAGGTCTGCGTGGCGATGGAATTCGGCGCATCCGCCGAGGATCTGGCCCTGACCTGCCACGCGCACCCGACCTATTCCGAGGCCGTGCGCGAGGCCGCGCTAGCTTGCGGCGACGGCCCGATCCACAGTTAG
- the odhB gene encoding 2-oxoglutarate dehydrogenase complex dihydrolipoyllysine-residue succinyltransferase, producing the protein MTIEVRVPTLGESVTEATVATWFKKPGDAVAVDEMLCELETDKVTVEVPSPSAGVMGEIVAAEGDTVGVDALLATIAAGEGAAAPAPATAAATPEAAPSASGGSVDVMVPTLGESVTEATVSTWFKQVGDSVAQDEMLCELETDKVSVEVPAPAAGVLAEIVAPEGATVDATAKLAVISGAAAGAAPAPAAAAAAPAAASSGKDVANAPSAEKAMAEAGLSADQVTGTGRDGRIMKEDVAKAVAAASAPAPAAASPAPVAQVPRAPVAAEDEAREERVRMTRLRQTIAKRLKDAQNTAAILTTYNEVDMTEVMALRNQYKDQFEKKHGVRLGFMSFFTKACCHALKEVPEVNAEIDGTDIVYKNFVHMGVAAGTPQGLVVPVIRDADSMSFAAIEKAIAEKGKRARDGKLSMAEMQGGTFTISNGGVYGSLMSSPILNPPQSGILGMHKIQERPMVINGEIKIRPMMYLALSYDHRIVDGKGAVTFLVRVKEALEDPRRLLMDL; encoded by the coding sequence ATGACGATTGAAGTTCGTGTTCCCACGCTTGGCGAGTCGGTCACCGAAGCCACTGTTGCAACATGGTTCAAAAAGCCCGGTGATGCGGTCGCCGTGGATGAGATGCTGTGTGAGCTGGAGACTGACAAGGTGACGGTCGAAGTGCCCTCTCCCTCAGCTGGCGTGATGGGTGAGATTGTGGCCGCCGAAGGCGACACGGTTGGTGTCGATGCTCTGCTGGCGACGATTGCTGCCGGTGAAGGTGCAGCCGCGCCTGCCCCGGCAACAGCCGCAGCAACCCCCGAGGCCGCACCCTCTGCATCGGGCGGGTCGGTTGACGTGATGGTGCCCACGCTTGGCGAATCCGTGACAGAGGCGACTGTTTCGACCTGGTTCAAGCAAGTCGGCGACAGCGTCGCGCAAGACGAGATGCTGTGTGAGTTGGAAACCGACAAAGTCTCGGTCGAGGTACCCGCCCCGGCTGCGGGTGTTCTGGCGGAAATCGTCGCGCCGGAAGGTGCAACTGTTGATGCAACCGCAAAGCTGGCCGTCATCTCGGGCGCGGCCGCAGGCGCAGCCCCTGCACCGGCTGCTGCTGCTGCGGCTCCAGCTGCGGCAAGCAGCGGCAAGGATGTTGCAAATGCGCCGTCTGCCGAAAAGGCCATGGCCGAAGCCGGGTTGTCAGCCGATCAGGTTACCGGCACCGGTCGCGATGGTCGCATTATGAAGGAAGATGTCGCCAAGGCGGTTGCAGCTGCTTCGGCCCCCGCACCTGCGGCTGCTTCGCCGGCGCCCGTTGCTCAGGTTCCGCGCGCACCGGTTGCTGCCGAAGATGAGGCGCGCGAAGAGCGTGTACGGATGACCCGTCTGCGTCAGACCATCGCCAAGCGCCTGAAGGATGCGCAGAACACCGCCGCGATCCTGACCACCTATAACGAGGTGGACATGACCGAGGTGATGGCCCTGCGCAATCAGTACAAGGACCAGTTCGAGAAGAAGCACGGTGTGCGCCTGGGCTTCATGTCCTTTTTCACCAAGGCCTGCTGCCATGCCCTGAAAGAAGTGCCCGAGGTCAATGCCGAGATCGATGGCACCGACATCGTCTACAAGAATTTCGTTCACATGGGCGTTGCGGCCGGCACGCCGCAGGGTCTGGTGGTTCCGGTCATTCGCGACGCGGACAGCATGTCCTTTGCAGCCATCGAAAAAGCCATCGCCGAAAAGGGCAAGCGCGCCCGCGATGGCAAGCTTTCGATGGCCGAGATGCAGGGCGGTACCTTCACAATCTCGAACGGTGGCGTCTACGGCTCGCTGATGTCCTCGCCGATCCTGAACCCCCCGCAGTCGGGCATTCTGGGGATGCACAAGATTCAGGAACGACCGATGGTCATCAATGGCGAGATCAAGATCCGCCCGATGATGTATCTGGCCCTGTCCTATGACCACCGCATTGTTGACGGCAAAGGTGCCGTGACCTTCTTGGTTCGTGTGAAAGAGGCGCTGGAAGACCCGCGCCGCCTGCTGATGGATCTGTAA
- a CDS encoding 2-oxoglutarate dehydrogenase E1 component, translating to MTEHSPNTAFHASSFMQGHNAEYLEQLYAQYTKNPGAVDAAWVEFFKAMGDAAPDVQREAEGPSWARTDWPPMPADDLTGALTGEWAEIDAKAAGKKIKEKAADKGVEVSDDQIKRAVLDSLRALMLIRAYRIRGHLAANLDPLGMRAASNHPELDPKTYGFTDADMDRPIFIDNVLGLQVASMRQIVEIVKRTYCGTFALQYMHISNPEEAAWLKERIEGYGKEIQFTKEGRKAILNKMVEAEGFEKFLHVKYMGTKRFGLDGGEALIPAMEQIIKRGGALGLSDIVIGMPHRGRLNILANVMGKPYRAIFNEFQGGSFKPEDVDGSGDVKYHLGASSDREFDGNSVHLSLTANPSHLEAVNPVVLGKVRAKQDQLGDTDRTKVMAILLHGDAAFAGQGVVAEGFGLSGLRGHRTGGTMHIVVNNQIGFTTAPHFSRSSPYPTDIALMVEAPIFHVNGDDPEAVVHAAKVATEFRQKFHKDVVLDIFCYRRFGHNEGDEPMFTNPIMYKKIKTHKTTLSLYTERLVKDGLIPEGEIEDMKAAFQAHLNDEFEAGKDYKPNKADWLDGRWSHLDKNKDEYMRGETAITPETMAEIGDALTRAPSGFAMHKTVGRLLEHKKQMFETGKGFDWATGEALAFGSLLTEGYPVRLAGQDATRGTFSQRHSGFVHQETEERYYPLNNIRAGQSHYEVIDSMLSEYAVLGFEYGYSLAEPNALVLWEAQFGDFANGAQIMFDQFISSGESKWLRMSGLVCLLPHGFEGQGPEHSSARLERFLQMCGQDNWIVANCTTPANYFHILRRQLHRTFRKPLILVTPKSLLRHKLAVSTAEDFTTGSSFHRVLWDDAQKGNSDTKLVADDKIKRVVMCSGKVYFDLLEERDARGIDDIYLMRIEQFYPFPAHSLINELERFKNAEMVWCQEEPKNQGAWTFIEPNIEWVLSRIGAKHTRPAYVGRATSASPATGLASQHKAQQEALVNEALSLEGK from the coding sequence ATGACCGAACACTCGCCCAATACTGCCTTTCACGCCTCGAGCTTCATGCAGGGGCACAACGCCGAATACCTGGAACAGCTTTATGCGCAGTACACCAAGAACCCCGGTGCGGTAGACGCTGCCTGGGTCGAGTTCTTCAAGGCCATGGGTGACGCCGCGCCGGATGTGCAGCGCGAGGCCGAAGGGCCGTCTTGGGCGCGGACCGACTGGCCGCCCATGCCTGCCGATGATCTGACCGGTGCGTTGACCGGCGAGTGGGCCGAGATTGACGCCAAGGCCGCAGGCAAGAAGATCAAGGAAAAGGCCGCCGACAAAGGTGTCGAAGTCAGCGATGACCAGATCAAACGCGCGGTGCTGGACAGTCTGCGGGCGCTTATGCTGATCCGGGCCTATCGGATCCGGGGCCATCTGGCCGCCAACCTTGACCCCCTTGGCATGCGCGCGGCCAGCAATCATCCGGAACTGGACCCCAAAACCTACGGCTTCACCGATGCCGATATGGATAGACCGATCTTTATCGACAACGTTCTGGGACTTCAGGTCGCCTCGATGCGGCAGATCGTCGAGATAGTGAAGCGAACCTATTGTGGTACTTTTGCGCTGCAATACATGCATATCTCGAACCCGGAAGAGGCTGCATGGTTGAAAGAGCGGATTGAGGGTTATGGCAAGGAAATCCAGTTCACCAAGGAAGGCCGCAAAGCCATCCTGAACAAGATGGTCGAGGCCGAAGGCTTTGAGAAATTCCTGCACGTCAAGTACATGGGCACCAAGCGCTTTGGTCTCGATGGCGGTGAGGCACTTATTCCGGCGATGGAGCAGATCATCAAGCGTGGCGGCGCGCTCGGCCTCAGTGATATCGTGATCGGGATGCCGCACCGGGGCCGTTTGAACATTCTGGCCAATGTGATGGGCAAACCGTACCGCGCCATTTTCAACGAATTCCAGGGCGGCAGTTTCAAACCCGAAGACGTGGATGGTTCGGGCGACGTGAAATACCACCTCGGTGCTTCAAGCGATCGCGAGTTCGACGGCAACAGCGTGCACCTGTCGCTGACGGCGAACCCGTCGCATCTTGAGGCGGTGAACCCTGTGGTTCTGGGCAAGGTCCGCGCCAAGCAGGATCAGTTGGGCGACACGGACCGCACCAAGGTCATGGCCATTCTGCTGCACGGCGATGCAGCCTTTGCCGGTCAGGGCGTCGTGGCCGAAGGCTTTGGCCTGAGCGGTCTGCGCGGGCATCGCACCGGTGGGACAATGCACATCGTAGTGAACAACCAGATCGGCTTTACCACCGCGCCGCATTTTTCACGCTCCAGCCCATATCCGACGGATATCGCGTTGATGGTCGAGGCGCCGATCTTCCACGTGAACGGGGATGACCCCGAGGCAGTTGTTCATGCAGCCAAGGTGGCGACCGAGTTCCGCCAAAAGTTCCACAAGGACGTGGTTCTGGATATCTTCTGTTATCGCCGGTTTGGTCACAACGAGGGCGACGAGCCCATGTTCACCAACCCGATCATGTACAAGAAGATCAAGACGCATAAGACCACGCTGTCCTTGTACACGGAACGCCTCGTCAAGGATGGCCTGATCCCCGAGGGTGAGATCGAGGATATGAAAGCGGCCTTCCAGGCTCATCTGAACGACGAATTCGAGGCCGGTAAGGACTATAAACCCAACAAGGCCGATTGGCTGGATGGGCGCTGGTCGCATCTTGACAAGAACAAAGACGAATACATGCGCGGCGAGACGGCGATTACGCCGGAAACCATGGCCGAAATCGGCGATGCCCTCACCCGCGCACCAAGCGGATTTGCCATGCACAAGACGGTTGGTCGTCTGCTTGAGCACAAGAAACAGATGTTTGAAACCGGTAAAGGCTTTGACTGGGCCACTGGTGAGGCGCTGGCCTTCGGATCCCTGCTGACCGAGGGCTACCCGGTACGCCTTGCAGGGCAGGACGCCACGCGCGGCACCTTCAGCCAACGCCATTCCGGATTCGTTCATCAGGAAACCGAAGAACGGTATTACCCGCTGAACAACATTCGCGCAGGTCAGTCGCATTACGAAGTGATCGACTCGATGCTGTCCGAATATGCAGTGCTCGGCTTCGAATACGGATACTCGCTGGCCGAACCAAATGCGTTGGTCCTGTGGGAAGCCCAGTTCGGGGACTTCGCCAACGGCGCGCAGATCATGTTCGACCAATTCATCAGTTCGGGTGAATCGAAATGGCTGCGGATGTCCGGCCTGGTCTGTCTGCTGCCGCATGGGTTCGAGGGGCAAGGCCCCGAACATTCGTCGGCAAGGCTGGAGCGGTTCCTGCAAATGTGCGGTCAGGACAATTGGATCGTGGCGAACTGCACGACGCCTGCGAACTATTTCCACATCCTGCGCCGCCAACTGCACCGGACATTCCGCAAGCCGCTGATCCTGGTGACTCCGAAATCACTGCTGCGCCACAAGCTGGCAGTCAGCACCGCAGAGGATTTCACCACCGGATCCAGCTTCCACCGGGTATTGTGGGATGATGCCCAGAAGGGCAATTCCGACACCAAGCTGGTGGCGGATGACAAGATCAAACGCGTGGTGATGTGTTCCGGTAAAGTCTATTTCGACCTGCTGGAGGAACGCGATGCTCGCGGCATCGACGACATTTATCTGATGCGGATCGAACAGTTCTATCCCTTCCCGGCGCATTCTCTGATCAACGAGCTTGAACGGTTCAAGAATGCCGAAATGGTCTGGTGTCAGGAAGAGCCCAAAAACCAAGGTGCGTGGACCTTTATTGAACCCAATATCGAATGGGTTCTTTCCCGGATCGGCGCGAAACATACCCGTCCGGCTTATGTCGGTCGCGCAACCTCGGCCTCGCCCGCAACGGGCCTGGCCAGCCAACACAAAGCCCAACAAGAAGCGCTGGTTAACGAAGCGCTGAGCCTCGAAGGAAAATAA
- a CDS encoding DUF805 domain-containing protein, with protein sequence MTFSDAIRTCFSKFFTFSGRASRPEYWFFFLFIVIWNIIAGIIDWQFFTQVAITESDEVKSVTATSSAPVQSIVGLIVFFPHLAVAWRRMHDTGRSGLYALLPILLILGAFAVLIFGIGIASSFQHGGTLDILFTRATLLIVIPTLIVLVVSPLLVLWWLTRPSQPGTNQYGPNPHEVAQ encoded by the coding sequence ATGACCTTCTCCGACGCCATACGCACCTGTTTCTCCAAGTTTTTCACCTTCTCAGGTCGTGCCTCGCGACCCGAATACTGGTTCTTTTTCCTGTTCATCGTGATTTGGAACATCATCGCCGGCATCATCGACTGGCAGTTCTTCACTCAGGTCGCGATCACCGAAAGCGATGAGGTGAAATCTGTCACCGCAACTTCCTCGGCTCCGGTGCAGAGCATCGTCGGCCTGATCGTCTTCTTCCCGCATCTGGCCGTTGCGTGGCGGCGGATGCACGACACCGGGCGCAGTGGGCTGTATGCTCTGCTGCCGATCCTGCTGATCCTTGGGGCCTTTGCCGTCCTGATCTTTGGTATCGGGATCGCCTCGAGTTTTCAGCATGGCGGAACGCTCGACATTTTGTTTACCCGCGCAACATTGCTGATCGTCATCCCGACACTTATCGTTCTGGTGGTGTCGCCCCTCCTGGTGCTGTGGTGGCTGACCCGCCCCAGCCAGCCAGGCACCAATCAATACGGTCCCAACCCACATGAGGTAGCCCAATGA
- a CDS encoding DUF805 domain-containing protein, whose product MGPKQAISTGIRKTFVFSGRASRSEFWWFAPIAIVLPISAALLFDWSVLVNWGTSRLLVITAASLPLLSAMCRRLQDTGEDGHQALYPFATVFIVWLGYHVFLGFGLLIGGPILLFLLVIFLFVPVFLIAIVTSALVASNVIGLMLVASDPDKNRFGVPREEGFA is encoded by the coding sequence ATGGGACCAAAGCAAGCCATATCGACCGGCATCCGAAAGACATTTGTCTTTTCGGGCAGAGCGTCGCGTTCTGAGTTTTGGTGGTTTGCCCCTATTGCAATTGTTTTGCCGATCTCCGCCGCATTACTGTTTGACTGGAGCGTTCTCGTAAACTGGGGCACCTCGAGGCTTTTGGTGATCACCGCCGCGTCTTTGCCCCTGCTTTCGGCAATGTGCAGACGGCTGCAGGATACTGGCGAAGATGGGCATCAAGCGCTCTATCCGTTCGCAACAGTATTTATCGTTTGGCTGGGGTATCATGTCTTTCTTGGCTTCGGGTTGCTGATCGGCGGACCGATTCTCCTGTTTCTTCTGGTCATCTTTCTTTTTGTTCCAGTGTTCCTAATCGCGATAGTGACAAGCGCGCTGGTTGCGTCCAATGTTATCGGGTTGATGCTGGTTGCTTCCGACCCAGACAAAAATCGATTTGGGGTGCCGCGTGAAGAGGGCTTCGCATGA